From one Anaeromyxobacter diazotrophicus genomic stretch:
- a CDS encoding ATP-binding protein, giving the protein MAAPVELPGAAPAAGRDPLFRKLVWLTLFRLVTVTVLLGGTVAAAWTTPGFIGEVAGSLFRLVLFTYVASLGLALGLRWRAALHALAYGQVALDVVIAAAVVRLTGFSESVFVFMFLFGIVNGSILLFRRGAVVAAALSISIYLPLVTVGPAVRPSAPTVFVHLFAFAATAALASYLAEQLRRTGERLEAREVDLAAITALHESIVQSVASGLVTIDVEGRITFLNRAGEQITGVEAAAVRGTPAARWFGGFQPGVERGESELVNARGERLWLGYTAFPLLARGGEQIGRAVIFQDLTALRQLQDEMQRSERLADLGRVAAGLAHELRNPLASMAGSVELLRASSGLTSGDARLMDIVLREAARLEQLVAAFLAFSRPSPPRREPVDLAHAVAETLEVFAHDPAAGRVRLERELEPATASCDAGQLRQVLWNLLANAAHAAGQREGGGTVRVRCAAEGERARLEVEDDGPGISAADLPHLFTPFFTTREGGTGLGLATVQRIVDAHGGAVGVDSVPGQGTRFTVRLPAAARPAAG; this is encoded by the coding sequence GTGGCCGCGCCCGTCGAGCTGCCCGGCGCGGCGCCGGCCGCCGGCCGGGACCCGCTGTTCCGGAAGCTCGTCTGGCTCACCCTCTTCCGGCTGGTGACGGTGACGGTGCTGCTGGGCGGCACCGTGGCGGCCGCCTGGACCACGCCCGGGTTCATCGGCGAGGTGGCGGGGTCGCTGTTCCGGCTGGTCCTCTTCACCTACGTCGCCTCGCTCGGCCTCGCCCTCGGGCTCCGCTGGCGCGCGGCGCTGCACGCGCTCGCCTACGGGCAGGTGGCGCTCGACGTCGTCATCGCGGCGGCGGTGGTCCGGCTGACCGGCTTCTCGGAGAGCGTGTTCGTCTTCATGTTCCTGTTCGGCATCGTGAACGGGAGCATCCTGCTCTTCCGCCGCGGCGCGGTGGTGGCGGCCGCGCTCTCCATCTCCATCTACCTCCCGCTCGTCACGGTCGGGCCCGCGGTCCGCCCGAGCGCGCCGACGGTGTTCGTCCACCTGTTCGCCTTCGCGGCGACGGCGGCCCTGGCGAGCTACCTCGCCGAGCAGCTCCGCCGGACCGGCGAGCGGCTGGAGGCGCGCGAGGTGGACCTGGCGGCCATCACCGCGCTGCACGAGTCGATCGTGCAGTCGGTGGCGAGCGGGCTCGTCACCATCGACGTGGAGGGCCGCATCACCTTCCTCAACCGGGCCGGGGAGCAGATCACCGGCGTCGAGGCCGCCGCCGTGCGCGGCACGCCCGCCGCCCGCTGGTTCGGCGGCTTCCAGCCGGGGGTGGAGCGAGGCGAGAGCGAGCTCGTGAACGCCCGCGGTGAGCGGCTCTGGCTGGGGTACACGGCCTTCCCCCTGCTGGCGCGCGGGGGGGAGCAGATCGGGCGCGCCGTCATCTTCCAGGACCTCACCGCGCTCCGCCAGCTGCAGGACGAGATGCAGCGCAGCGAGCGGCTGGCCGACCTGGGCCGCGTCGCCGCGGGGCTGGCGCACGAGCTTCGCAACCCGCTCGCCTCGATGGCGGGCTCGGTCGAGCTCCTCCGGGCCTCGTCCGGCCTCACCTCGGGCGACGCGCGGCTGATGGACATCGTGCTGCGCGAGGCGGCGCGGCTGGAGCAGCTGGTGGCCGCGTTCCTCGCCTTCTCGCGGCCCTCCCCGCCGCGCCGCGAGCCGGTCGATCTCGCGCACGCGGTGGCCGAGACGCTGGAGGTCTTCGCGCACGACCCCGCCGCCGGGCGGGTACGGCTCGAGCGGGAGCTCGAGCCCGCCACCGCCTCCTGCGACGCCGGCCAGCTCCGGCAGGTGCTGTGGAACCTGCTCGCGAACGCCGCCCACGCGGCGGGGCAGCGCGAGGGCGGCGGGACGGTCCGCGTGCGCTGCGCTGCCGAGGGGGAGCGCGCCCGGCTGGAGGTGGAGGACGACGGGCCCGGCATCTCCGCCGCCGATCTGCCGCACCTCTTCACCCCGTTCTTCACGACGCGCGAGGGCGGCACCGGCCTCGGGCTCGCGACCGTGCAGCGCATCGTGGACGCCCACGGCGGCGCGGTCGGGGTGGACTCGGTCCCGGGGCAGGGGACCCGCTTCACGGTGCGCCTGCCGGCGGCGGCCCGGCCCGCGGCGGGGTAG
- a CDS encoding type II secretion system F family protein, translated as MAQAAVNISSKAAPAAKLPVWKWTGKTRQGEERQGEMEAADEQSVRARLGQMGLEPTRVRRKLGEINLSLPGLQGGVTTKDILIFTRQFSVMIDAGLPLVQALEIIGTQADNPAFRKVLLAIKSKVEAGSTFADALSEHPKAFDDLFVQLVRAGEIGGILDTILQRLGAYIEKNEKLKRRVKGAMTYPAVVLVVAVGVVGALLGFVTPTFEKMFKDFGGTLPAPTQFLVNLSHGLVDNWYWFVGVPVAFVVAFKVTLRQPKGREGWDKFILKVPLFGPLVRKVAVARFTRTLGTMLSSGVPILDALQIVGRAAGNKTVEAAIMYVRAKISEGKSIAQPLAETDVFPPMVVQMIGVGEATGAMDAMLNKIADFYDDEVDVAVGALTSMLEPIMMVFLGGIVGFFMIAMYLPIFSIAGNIK; from the coding sequence ATGGCTCAGGCCGCCGTCAACATCTCGAGCAAGGCCGCACCCGCCGCGAAGCTGCCGGTGTGGAAGTGGACCGGCAAGACGCGCCAGGGCGAGGAGCGCCAGGGCGAGATGGAGGCCGCCGACGAGCAGTCGGTGCGCGCCCGCCTGGGGCAGATGGGCCTCGAGCCGACGCGCGTCCGGCGCAAGCTCGGCGAGATCAACCTCTCCCTCCCCGGCCTGCAGGGCGGCGTCACCACCAAGGACATCCTCATCTTCACCCGGCAGTTCTCGGTGATGATCGACGCCGGTCTGCCGCTGGTGCAGGCGCTCGAGATCATCGGGACGCAGGCCGACAACCCCGCCTTCCGCAAGGTGCTCCTCGCCATCAAGTCGAAGGTGGAGGCGGGCTCCACCTTCGCCGACGCGCTGTCGGAGCACCCCAAGGCGTTCGACGACCTGTTCGTACAGCTGGTGCGCGCCGGCGAGATCGGCGGCATCCTCGACACCATCCTGCAGCGGCTCGGCGCGTACATCGAGAAGAACGAGAAGCTCAAGCGGCGCGTCAAGGGCGCCATGACCTACCCCGCCGTGGTGCTCGTGGTGGCGGTGGGCGTGGTGGGCGCGCTGCTCGGCTTCGTCACCCCCACCTTCGAGAAGATGTTCAAGGACTTCGGCGGCACGCTCCCGGCGCCGACCCAGTTCCTCGTGAACCTATCCCACGGCCTGGTCGACAACTGGTACTGGTTCGTCGGGGTCCCGGTCGCCTTCGTCGTCGCCTTCAAGGTGACGCTGCGGCAGCCGAAGGGGCGCGAGGGCTGGGACAAGTTCATCCTCAAGGTCCCGCTCTTCGGGCCCCTGGTGCGCAAGGTGGCGGTGGCGCGCTTCACCCGCACGCTCGGCACCATGCTCTCCTCCGGCGTGCCCATCCTCGACGCGCTCCAGATCGTCGGCCGCGCCGCCGGCAACAAGACCGTCGAGGCGGCCATCATGTACGTCCGCGCCAAGATCTCGGAGGGGAAGAGCATCGCCCAGCCGCTGGCCGAGACCGACGTCTTCCCGCCCATGGTGGTGCAGATGATCGGCGTGGGCGAGGCGACCGGCGCCATGGACGCCATGCTCAACAAGATCGCCGACTTCTACGACGACGAGGTGGACGTGGCGGTCGGGGCGCTGACGAGCATGCTCGAGCCCATCATGATGGTCTTCCTGGGCGGCATCGTCGGCTTCTTCATGATCGCGATGTACCTCCCCATCTTCAGCATCGCCGGCAACATCAAGTAG
- a CDS encoding type IV pilus twitching motility protein PilT, translating into MANLHQLLKAMVEKGASDLHITTGSAPQLRIDGKLVPLKTAALSPVETKQLCYSILTDAQKHKFEEESELDLSFGVKGLSRFRANIFMQRGAVAGAFRTIPFKILSFQELGLPAIVSELAKKPRGLVLVTGPTGSGKSTTLASIIDKINTERHEHIITIEDPIEYLHPHKNCVVNQREVGADTQGFKKALKHILRQDPDVVLIGEMRDLETIEAALVISETGHLAFGTLHTNSCVQTINRILDVFPPHQQPQVRAQLSFVLEGVLTQNLIPRAGAPGRVLALEVMIPNAAIRNLIREDKVHQIYSQMQMGQQKFGMQTFNQSLAALAAKKLIAVEEAMGRSSDPDELRSMLLSGQGVARPQPAAR; encoded by the coding sequence ATGGCGAACCTGCACCAGCTGCTCAAGGCGATGGTCGAGAAGGGCGCCTCCGACCTCCACATCACCACCGGCTCGGCGCCCCAGCTCCGCATCGACGGCAAGCTGGTGCCGCTCAAGACGGCCGCGCTCTCGCCGGTGGAGACGAAGCAGCTCTGCTACTCCATCCTCACCGACGCGCAGAAGCACAAGTTCGAGGAGGAGAGCGAGCTCGACCTCTCGTTCGGCGTGAAGGGGCTCTCGCGCTTCCGCGCCAACATCTTCATGCAGCGCGGGGCGGTGGCGGGTGCCTTCCGCACCATCCCGTTCAAGATCCTCTCCTTCCAGGAGCTCGGGCTGCCCGCGATCGTGAGCGAGCTGGCGAAGAAGCCGCGCGGGCTGGTCCTCGTCACCGGGCCCACCGGCTCGGGCAAGTCCACCACGCTCGCCTCGATCATCGACAAGATCAACACCGAGCGGCACGAGCACATCATCACGATCGAGGATCCGATCGAGTACCTGCACCCGCACAAGAACTGCGTCGTCAACCAGCGCGAGGTCGGCGCGGACACGCAGGGCTTCAAGAAGGCGCTGAAGCACATCCTGCGGCAGGACCCGGACGTCGTGCTCATCGGCGAGATGCGCGACCTCGAGACGATCGAGGCGGCGCTCGTCATCTCCGAGACCGGCCACCTCGCCTTCGGCACGCTCCACACCAACAGCTGCGTGCAGACCATCAACCGCATCCTGGACGTCTTCCCGCCCCACCAGCAGCCGCAGGTGCGGGCCCAGCTCTCGTTCGTGCTGGAGGGCGTCCTGACGCAGAACCTGATCCCCCGCGCCGGCGCGCCGGGCCGGGTGCTGGCGCTGGAGGTCATGATCCCCAACGCGGCCATCCGGAACCTCATCCGCGAGGACAAGGTGCACCAGATCTACTCGCAGATGCAGATGGGGCAGCAGAAGTTCGGGATGCAGACCTTCAACCAGAGCCTGGCCGCGCTGGCCGCCAAGAAGCTCATCGCGGTGGAGGAGGCGATGGGGCGCTCGTCGGATCCGGACGAGCTGCGCTCGATGCTCCTCAGCGGCCAGGGCGTCGCGCGCCCGCAGCCGGCGGCGAGGTAG
- the pilB gene encoding type IV-A pilus assembly ATPase PilB: MSGRLGELLVRENLISLQQLQKAQDEQRKTGGRIGSLLVKTGAIGEGDLTNFLSKQYGVPAISLKDFDVDDEVIKLVPKNIAEKHQVVPVNRAGSSLIVAMSDPSNIFAIDEIKFHTGYNVEPVVASEAAIKEAIERYYAEKGPSYDELMQGFDDSEVSLVEGAEGGEEVVDLEKSAGEAPVVKLVNLILLDAIKKGASDIHVEPYEKDFRVRFRIDGVLYEVMKPPMKLKNAIISRLKIMSELDISERRLPQDGRIKLKLGRGKEMDFRVSVCPTLFGEKVVMRLLDKSNLQLDMTKLGFEEAQLKDFLEAIDRPYGMVLVTGPTGSGKTTTLYSALSKLNEVAWNISTAEDPVEFNFFGINQVQMHEDIGLNFAAALRSFLRQDPDIIMVGEIRDFETAEIGVKAALTGHLVLSTLHTNDAPGTISRLLNMGIEPFLVTASLNAIVAQRLCRRLCPECKKPAQVDEQALLDAGIPAEEIGTFTPMDKGDGCKNCNDRGFKGRVAVYEVMPLWDGLKELVIQGSSTAELKQEAIRLGFKTLRMSALGKVKQGVTTLSEAVGNTAPDRF, encoded by the coding sequence ATGTCGGGACGTCTCGGTGAACTCCTCGTCCGGGAGAATCTCATCTCCCTGCAGCAGCTGCAGAAGGCCCAGGACGAGCAGCGCAAGACGGGCGGCCGCATCGGCTCGCTGCTCGTCAAGACGGGCGCCATCGGCGAGGGCGACCTCACCAACTTCCTCTCCAAGCAGTACGGCGTCCCCGCCATCAGCCTGAAGGACTTCGACGTCGACGACGAGGTCATCAAGCTCGTCCCGAAGAACATCGCCGAGAAGCACCAGGTGGTGCCGGTGAACCGGGCGGGCAGCTCGCTCATCGTCGCCATGAGCGACCCGTCGAACATCTTCGCCATCGACGAGATCAAGTTTCACACCGGGTACAACGTGGAGCCGGTGGTGGCCTCGGAGGCGGCCATCAAGGAGGCCATCGAGCGCTACTACGCCGAGAAGGGCCCCAGCTACGACGAGCTGATGCAGGGCTTCGACGACAGCGAGGTCTCGCTGGTCGAGGGGGCCGAGGGCGGCGAGGAGGTCGTCGACCTCGAGAAGAGCGCCGGCGAGGCCCCGGTCGTGAAGCTGGTGAACCTCATCCTGCTCGACGCCATCAAGAAGGGGGCCTCCGACATCCACGTCGAGCCCTACGAGAAGGACTTCCGCGTCCGCTTCCGCATCGACGGCGTGCTGTACGAGGTGATGAAGCCGCCGATGAAGCTCAAGAACGCGATCATCTCCCGCCTCAAGATCATGAGCGAGCTCGACATCAGCGAGCGCCGGCTGCCGCAGGACGGCCGCATCAAGCTCAAGCTCGGGCGCGGCAAGGAGATGGACTTCCGCGTCTCGGTCTGCCCGACGCTGTTCGGCGAGAAGGTGGTGATGCGCCTCCTCGACAAGTCGAACCTCCAGCTGGACATGACCAAGCTCGGGTTCGAGGAGGCCCAGCTCAAGGACTTCCTGGAGGCGATCGACCGTCCGTACGGCATGGTCCTCGTCACCGGCCCCACCGGCTCGGGCAAGACCACCACGCTCTACTCGGCGCTCTCCAAGCTCAACGAGGTGGCCTGGAACATCAGCACCGCCGAGGACCCGGTCGAGTTCAACTTCTTCGGCATCAACCAGGTGCAGATGCACGAGGACATCGGCCTCAACTTCGCGGCCGCCCTGCGCAGCTTCCTGCGGCAGGACCCCGACATCATCATGGTCGGCGAGATCCGCGACTTCGAGACGGCCGAGATCGGCGTCAAGGCGGCCCTCACCGGCCACCTCGTGCTCTCGACGCTGCACACCAACGACGCGCCGGGCACCATCTCGCGCCTCCTCAACATGGGCATCGAGCCGTTCCTCGTCACCGCCTCGCTCAACGCCATCGTGGCGCAGCGGCTCTGCCGGCGGCTCTGCCCGGAGTGCAAGAAGCCGGCGCAGGTGGACGAGCAGGCGCTCCTCGACGCCGGCATCCCGGCGGAGGAGATCGGCACCTTCACCCCCATGGACAAGGGGGACGGCTGCAAGAACTGCAACGACCGCGGGTTCAAGGGCCGCGTGGCGGTCTACGAGGTGATGCCGCTCTGGGACGGCCTCAAGGAGCTCGTCATCCAGGGCTCCTCGACCGCCGAGCTGAAGCAGGAGGCGATCCGCCTCGGCTTCAAGACGCTGCGCATGAGCGCCCTCGGCAAGGTGAAGCAGGGCGTGACCACCCTCTCCGAGGCGGTGGGCAACACCGCGCCCGATCGGTTCTAG
- the ribF gene encoding riboflavin biosynthesis protein RibF, with protein MEVYRSLAEAGALRGCAVAVGNFDGVHLGHRRLFEVARELSAARGAPAAALTFEPHPVRVLRPQLAPPLLTPLARKLELLAGCALDAAVVQPFDLAYAATDAEAFVARDLVGHLGARDVVVGQDFTAGRGRTRVDRLRELLAAHGARLTVVEPVAWEGLVVSSTKIRELLLEGQVEAAAPLLGRPHDVEGPVERGAGRGRGLGFATANLRPQAMLPANGVYAVRAWSGGAELAGVANVGVKPTVQRSGTVSLEAHLLDADARDRYGEPLRVAFVARLREERRFASLEALREQIAEDAERARAVLSGAGTM; from the coding sequence ATGGAGGTCTACCGTTCCCTCGCCGAGGCGGGCGCGCTCCGCGGCTGCGCGGTCGCCGTGGGCAACTTCGACGGGGTCCACCTGGGGCACCGGCGCCTCTTCGAGGTGGCGCGCGAGCTCTCCGCCGCGCGCGGGGCGCCGGCCGCGGCGCTCACCTTCGAGCCGCACCCGGTCCGCGTGCTGCGGCCGCAGCTCGCCCCGCCGCTCCTCACGCCGCTGGCGCGGAAGCTGGAGCTCCTCGCCGGCTGCGCGCTCGACGCCGCGGTGGTGCAGCCGTTCGACCTCGCCTACGCCGCCACCGACGCCGAGGCGTTCGTGGCGCGCGACCTCGTCGGCCACCTGGGCGCGCGCGACGTGGTGGTCGGGCAGGACTTCACGGCCGGGCGAGGGCGCACCCGCGTGGACCGCCTGCGGGAGCTGCTCGCCGCGCACGGGGCGCGCCTGACCGTGGTCGAGCCGGTGGCGTGGGAGGGGCTGGTGGTGTCCTCCACCAAGATCCGCGAGCTGCTCCTCGAAGGGCAGGTCGAGGCGGCCGCGCCGCTCCTCGGCCGGCCGCACGACGTGGAGGGCCCGGTCGAGCGCGGCGCCGGCCGCGGGCGCGGCCTCGGGTTCGCGACCGCCAACCTGCGCCCCCAGGCCATGCTGCCCGCGAACGGCGTCTACGCCGTGCGCGCGTGGTCGGGTGGCGCGGAGCTCGCGGGCGTCGCCAATGTCGGCGTCAAGCCCACCGTCCAGCGCTCCGGGACGGTCTCGCTCGAGGCGCACCTCCTCGACGCGGACGCGCGCGACCGCTACGGCGAGCCGCTGCGGGTCGCCTTCGTGGCCCGCCTGCGCGAGGAGCGCCGGTTCGCCTCGCTCGAGGCCCTCCGGGAGCAGATCGCCGAGGACGCCGAGCGCGCCCGGGCCGTACTCTCCGGCGCGGGGACGATGTGA
- the cdd gene encoding cytidine deaminase gives MTARGARLVAKARAARRRAYAPYSRFRVGAAVEAEGRRFEGANLENASYGLTICAERAAVAAAVLAGARRLTAVAVASGTVPPTPPCGMCLQTLAEFAGPELVVLLAGARGAVVETTLGELLPRGFSKRFL, from the coding sequence GTGACGGCGCGCGGCGCCCGCCTGGTGGCGAAGGCGCGCGCCGCCCGGCGCCGCGCCTACGCGCCGTACTCGCGCTTCCGCGTCGGCGCCGCGGTGGAGGCCGAGGGGCGGCGCTTCGAGGGCGCGAACCTCGAGAACGCCAGCTACGGCCTCACGATCTGCGCCGAGCGCGCGGCGGTGGCCGCGGCGGTGCTGGCGGGCGCGCGCCGGCTCACGGCCGTCGCGGTGGCGAGCGGCACCGTGCCGCCCACCCCGCCCTGCGGCATGTGCCTGCAGACGCTGGCCGAGTTCGCCGGCCCGGAGCTGGTGGTGCTCCTCGCCGGCGCCCGGGGGGCGGTGGTGGAGACGACCCTCGGCGAGCTGCTCCCGCGCGGCTTCTCGAAGCGGTTCCTCTGA
- a CDS encoding PilZ domain-containing protein, which yields MSRRDHAAPPPPAEEDRRDSQRVPIRLLVRDSALGGSFEERAGNLSLGGVYFAEGHPPAGARVELRFLVPGLRGEVRCEGEILRVTRAAGAFGAHVRFQDLPLETELAIARYLETART from the coding sequence ATGAGCCGACGCGACCACGCCGCGCCCCCGCCCCCCGCCGAGGAGGACCGCCGCGACAGCCAGCGCGTGCCCATCCGCCTGCTGGTGCGGGACTCCGCGCTGGGCGGGTCCTTCGAGGAGCGCGCCGGGAACCTCTCCCTCGGCGGCGTCTACTTCGCCGAGGGTCACCCTCCGGCCGGCGCGCGCGTCGAGCTGCGCTTCCTCGTCCCGGGGCTGCGCGGCGAGGTGCGCTGCGAGGGCGAGATCCTGCGCGTCACCCGCGCCGCCGGCGCGTTCGGCGCGCACGTCCGCTTCCAGGACCTGCCGCTCGAGACGGAGCTGGCCATCGCGCGGTACCTCGAGACGGCGCGGACGTGA
- a CDS encoding purine-nucleoside phosphorylase: MSRAELHDRLSYALAYVRGRTDAPPRAGVVLGSGLGGFAARLGGAVALPYDQIPEFPVSRVAGHAGRLVLGDLPGADGPVTVAVLQGRVHGYEGWSALDVAFGVRVLCLLGARVVVVTNAAGAVNPELAPGDLVRISDHLNLSGHNPLTGANDERLGPRFPDLSNAYDPALGARLEATAARLGVPLRRGVYACMAGPSYETPAEIRMLRGMGADLVGMSTVPEVIAARHMGVPVVGVSLVTNPAAGLGTAPLSHEEVAAVAAREGERLGALLAAFLGELRI; encoded by the coding sequence GTGAGCCGCGCCGAGCTCCACGACCGCCTCTCCTACGCGCTCGCCTACGTGCGCGGCCGCACCGACGCGCCGCCGCGCGCCGGGGTGGTGCTGGGCTCCGGCCTGGGCGGCTTCGCCGCGCGCCTCGGCGGCGCGGTGGCGCTGCCCTACGACCAGATCCCCGAGTTCCCGGTGTCGCGGGTGGCCGGCCACGCCGGGCGGCTCGTCCTCGGCGACCTGCCCGGCGCCGACGGCCCCGTCACCGTGGCGGTGCTGCAGGGGCGGGTGCACGGGTACGAGGGCTGGAGCGCCCTCGACGTCGCCTTCGGGGTGCGCGTGCTGTGCCTGCTCGGCGCCCGGGTGGTGGTGGTCACGAACGCCGCGGGCGCCGTGAACCCCGAGCTCGCGCCGGGCGACCTGGTCCGGATCTCCGACCACCTCAACCTCTCCGGGCACAACCCGCTCACCGGCGCCAACGACGAGCGGCTCGGGCCCCGCTTCCCGGACCTGTCGAACGCCTACGACCCGGCGCTGGGCGCGCGGCTCGAGGCGACCGCCGCGCGGCTCGGCGTCCCGCTGCGCCGCGGCGTCTACGCCTGCATGGCGGGGCCGAGCTACGAGACCCCGGCCGAGATCCGCATGCTGCGCGGGATGGGGGCGGACCTCGTCGGCATGTCCACCGTCCCGGAGGTGATCGCCGCGCGGCACATGGGGGTGCCGGTGGTCGGGGTGTCGCTCGTCACGAACCCGGCGGCCGGGCTGGGGACGGCGCCGCTCTCGCACGAGGAGGTGGCGGCGGTGGCCGCCCGCGAGGGCGAGCGGCTCGGGGCGCTCCTCGCCGCGTTCCTGGGCGAGCTGCGAATTTGA
- a CDS encoding thymidine phosphorylase — protein sequence MLPVELIKAKRDGRALPPEALQGLVEAYVAGRVPDYQMAAFCMAVFFRGMTAAETSALTQAMLRSGEVLDLSDLPGVKVDKHSTGGVGDKVSLALAPIAAACGVVVPMISGRGLGHTGGTLDKLEAIPGFQVRLPVERFREVLASVGACLIGQTDRLAPADRRLYALRDVTGTVESIPLIASSIMSKKLAEGIDALVLDVKVGSGAFMKRREDAEALARALIAIGQGMGKRVVALLTGMDEPLGRAVGNALEVKEAVELLHDGGPADLREVTFALCAEMVLQAGRAPDLAGALAQVRAVVRDGRAFEKLRQLVEAQGGDAAALLDLGRLPAAEGTLEVTAPAAGAVQAIDAEAIGVAAVALGAGRSRVEDAVDPAVGFTLRKKVGERVQAGEPLATVHFGRRGAEPPARVAERVRRAYQIGAQPPPPAPLLLARLVDPT from the coding sequence GTGCTGCCGGTCGAGCTCATCAAGGCGAAGCGGGACGGGCGCGCGCTCCCGCCCGAGGCGCTGCAAGGGCTCGTCGAGGCGTACGTCGCGGGCCGGGTCCCCGACTACCAGATGGCCGCCTTCTGCATGGCGGTCTTCTTCCGCGGCATGACCGCCGCGGAGACCTCCGCGCTCACGCAGGCCATGCTCCGCTCGGGCGAGGTGCTCGACCTCTCCGATCTCCCCGGGGTCAAGGTCGACAAGCACTCGACCGGCGGGGTGGGCGACAAGGTCTCGCTGGCGCTCGCCCCCATCGCCGCCGCCTGCGGGGTGGTGGTGCCCATGATCTCGGGGCGCGGCCTCGGCCACACCGGCGGCACGCTCGACAAGCTCGAGGCGATCCCGGGCTTCCAGGTGCGGCTCCCGGTGGAGCGCTTCCGGGAGGTGCTGGCGTCGGTCGGCGCCTGCCTCATCGGGCAGACCGACCGGCTGGCGCCCGCCGACCGCCGCCTCTACGCGCTGCGCGACGTGACCGGCACCGTCGAGTCCATCCCGCTCATCGCCTCCTCCATCATGTCGAAGAAGCTGGCGGAGGGGATCGACGCGCTCGTGCTCGACGTGAAGGTGGGCTCGGGCGCCTTCATGAAGCGCCGGGAGGACGCCGAGGCGCTGGCGCGCGCGCTCATCGCCATCGGGCAGGGCATGGGCAAGCGCGTGGTCGCGCTGCTCACCGGCATGGACGAGCCGCTCGGGCGCGCGGTCGGCAACGCGCTCGAGGTGAAGGAGGCGGTGGAGCTCCTCCACGACGGCGGCCCGGCGGACCTGCGGGAGGTGACCTTCGCGCTCTGCGCCGAGATGGTGCTGCAGGCCGGGCGCGCGCCCGATCTCGCCGGGGCCCTGGCGCAGGTGAGGGCGGTCGTCCGGGACGGGCGCGCCTTCGAGAAGCTCCGCCAGCTCGTGGAGGCGCAGGGCGGCGACGCGGCCGCTCTCCTGGACCTCGGGCGCCTGCCCGCGGCGGAGGGGACGCTCGAGGTGACGGCGCCCGCCGCCGGCGCGGTGCAGGCCATCGACGCGGAGGCGATCGGGGTCGCCGCCGTGGCGCTCGGCGCCGGCCGCTCCCGGGTGGAGGACGCGGTGGACCCCGCGGTCGGGTTCACCCTCCGGAAGAAGGTGGGAGAGCGGGTCCAGGCCGGCGAGCCGCTCGCCACGGTCCACTTCGGCCGCCGCGGCGCCGAGCCCCCCGCGAGGGTGGCGGAGCGGGTGCGGCGCGCTTACCAGATCGGCGCCCAGCCGCCGCCGCCCGCGCCGCTCCTCCTCGCCCGGCTGGTCGACCCGACGTGA